One Flavobacterium sp. 90 DNA segment encodes these proteins:
- a CDS encoding DUF4287 domain-containing protein — MSFQAYLTNIKAKTGMESDDFKKLSDEKGFSVNGELKPEIKAGEIVTWLKSHFDLGHGHAMAIYALLKGIRK, encoded by the coding sequence ATGTCATTTCAAGCATACTTAACAAATATTAAAGCAAAAACAGGAATGGAATCTGATGATTTTAAAAAACTTTCAGATGAAAAAGGATTTTCAGTCAATGGAGAATTAAAACCAGAAATAAAAGCAGGTGAAATTGTTACTTGGTTAAAATCTCATTTTGATTTAGGTCACGGACACGCAATGGCAATATACGCACTTCTAAAAGGGATTAGAAAGTAA
- the acs gene encoding acetate--CoA ligase, translating to MSYYKIENLEQYFKHYNKSIREPRKFWGKIAEENFTWYQQWDKVVDFNMADAEVKWFTEAKVNITKNCIDRHLSKRGEKTAIIFEPNDPSEEALHITYNELYERVSKMANVLREQGVRKGDRVCIYLPMIPELAVSVLACARIGAIHSVVFAGFSASAVSARINDCESKMVITSDGGYRGNKTIDLKGIVDEALETCPSVSQVLVVKRTNTDIKMKEGRDQWLQPLLDTALDNSVAEIMDAEDPLFILYTSGSTGKPKGMVHTTAGYMVYTAYTFKNVFSHEENDIFWCTADIGWITGHSYILYGPLLNGGTTVIFEGVPSYPDFSRFWDIIEKHKITQFYTAPTAIRSLAKESLDYIQKYPLKSLKVIGSVGEPINEEAWHWFNDHVGDKRCPVVDTWWQTETGGIMISPIAFVTPTKPTYATLPLPGIQPVLMDEKRNEIEGNQVVGSLCIKFPWPGIARTIWGDHQRYKDTYFSAFPGKYFTGDGALRDEVGYYRITGRVDDVVIVSGHNLGTAPIEDAINEHPAVAESAIVGFPHDIKGNALYGFVILKETGEVRDRTNLTKEINQYISDHIGPIAKLDKIQFVSGLPKTRSGKIMRRILRKIAEGDFSNFGDTSTLLNPEIVEEIMKDKI from the coding sequence ATGAGTTATTATAAAATTGAAAATTTAGAACAATATTTTAAACATTACAATAAGTCAATAAGAGAACCAAGGAAATTTTGGGGAAAAATAGCTGAGGAAAATTTCACTTGGTATCAACAATGGGATAAAGTAGTTGATTTTAATATGGCTGATGCCGAAGTAAAATGGTTTACTGAAGCTAAAGTTAATATTACTAAAAACTGTATCGATAGACATTTAAGCAAAAGAGGCGAAAAAACGGCAATTATTTTTGAACCGAATGATCCTTCTGAAGAAGCTTTACATATAACATATAATGAATTATACGAGCGCGTTTCAAAAATGGCAAATGTTTTGCGTGAGCAAGGTGTTCGTAAAGGAGACAGAGTTTGTATTTATTTACCAATGATTCCGGAATTGGCGGTTTCAGTTTTGGCATGTGCGAGAATTGGAGCAATTCACTCTGTTGTTTTTGCTGGTTTCTCAGCTTCAGCAGTTTCTGCCAGAATTAATGACTGTGAATCTAAAATGGTTATTACATCTGATGGAGGTTACAGAGGAAACAAAACAATTGATCTAAAAGGAATCGTTGATGAAGCATTAGAAACTTGCCCATCTGTTTCTCAGGTTTTGGTTGTAAAAAGAACCAATACTGATATAAAAATGAAAGAAGGACGTGACCAATGGTTACAACCTCTATTGGATACAGCTTTAGACAATAGTGTAGCTGAAATTATGGATGCCGAAGATCCTTTGTTTATCTTGTATACTTCTGGTTCTACAGGAAAACCAAAAGGAATGGTGCATACTACAGCTGGATATATGGTTTATACAGCATATACTTTTAAAAATGTTTTCAGCCACGAAGAAAATGATATTTTCTGGTGTACAGCAGATATTGGTTGGATTACAGGTCACTCTTATATATTATACGGACCATTATTGAATGGAGGAACAACCGTAATTTTCGAAGGAGTTCCGTCTTATCCTGATTTTAGCCGTTTTTGGGATATTATCGAAAAACATAAAATCACACAATTCTATACAGCGCCAACGGCAATTCGTTCGTTAGCAAAAGAAAGTTTAGATTACATTCAAAAATACCCACTTAAATCATTAAAAGTTATTGGATCTGTTGGAGAACCAATCAACGAAGAAGCTTGGCACTGGTTCAATGACCACGTTGGAGATAAAAGATGTCCGGTGGTTGATACTTGGTGGCAAACAGAAACTGGCGGAATCATGATTTCTCCAATTGCTTTTGTAACGCCAACAAAACCAACATACGCAACTTTGCCATTACCGGGAATTCAGCCTGTTTTAATGGATGAAAAACGCAATGAAATCGAAGGAAACCAAGTTGTTGGAAGTTTATGTATTAAATTTCCGTGGCCTGGAATCGCCAGAACTATCTGGGGAGATCACCAACGTTACAAAGACACTTATTTCTCTGCTTTCCCTGGAAAATATTTCACAGGAGACGGTGCATTGAGAGATGAAGTTGGATATTACAGAATCACCGGTAGAGTAGATGATGTTGTAATTGTTTCAGGACATAATTTAGGAACAGCTCCAATTGAAGATGCGATCAACGAGCATCCAGCAGTTGCAGAATCTGCAATTGTTGGATTTCCACACGATATTAAAGGAAATGCATTATACGGTTTTGTAATCCTGAAAGAAACTGGGGAAGTTAGAGATAGAACTAACTTAACAAAAGAGATCAATCAATATATTTCTGACCATATTGGACCAATCGCAAAATTAGATAAAATTCAGTTTGTGTCTGGTTTACCAAAAACACGCTCAGGAAAAATCATGCGTAGAATTTTGCGTAAAATAGCAGAAGGAGATTTTTCTAATTTTGGAGATACTTCAACATTATTGAATCCTGAAATTGTAGAAGAGATTATGAAAGATAAAATCTAA
- the ilvC gene encoding ketol-acid reductoisomerase — MANYFNTLPLRLQLEQLGVCEFMEQSEFSDGIAALAGKKVVIVGCGAQGLNQGLNMRDSGLDISYALRADAIAEKRASYKNATENGFKVGTYEELIPTADVVCNLTPDKQHTAVVTAIMPLMKQGSTLSYSHGFNIVEEGMQIRKDITVIMCAPKCPGSEVREEYKRGFGVPTLIAVHPENDPNAFGLDQAKAYAVATGGHKAGVLKSSFVAEVKSDLMGEQTILCGLLQTGSILCFDKMVEKGIDPAYASKLIQYGWETITEALKHGGITNMLDRLSNPAKIEAYEIAEELKDIMRPLFQKHQDDIISGEFSRTMMIDWANDDVNLLKWRAATGETNFEKTAPQEAPISEQEYFDNGVLMIAMVKAGVELAFETMTEAGIIEESAYYESLHELPLIANTIARKKLFEMNRVISDTAEYGCYLFDHACKPLLTEFMKTVETNIIGKPFSTSNGVDNAVLIAVNKEIRQHPIEEVGAWLRESMTAMKKIG, encoded by the coding sequence ATGGCAAATTATTTCAACACATTACCACTTAGATTACAATTAGAACAATTAGGAGTTTGCGAATTTATGGAGCAATCTGAATTTTCAGACGGAATTGCTGCACTTGCAGGAAAAAAAGTTGTCATCGTAGGTTGTGGTGCACAAGGTTTAAATCAAGGTTTGAACATGAGAGATTCTGGTTTGGATATTTCGTATGCATTGCGTGCAGATGCAATCGCTGAAAAAAGAGCTTCTTATAAAAATGCTACTGAAAACGGTTTTAAAGTAGGTACTTATGAAGAATTAATTCCAACTGCTGACGTAGTTTGTAACTTAACTCCGGATAAACAACACACTGCTGTAGTTACTGCCATTATGCCATTAATGAAACAAGGATCGACATTATCATATTCTCACGGTTTTAATATTGTTGAAGAAGGAATGCAGATTCGTAAAGATATCACAGTTATTATGTGTGCTCCTAAATGCCCTGGTTCTGAGGTTCGTGAAGAATACAAAAGAGGATTTGGTGTACCAACTTTAATTGCAGTTCACCCTGAAAATGATCCAAACGCTTTTGGTTTAGATCAGGCAAAAGCTTATGCTGTAGCAACTGGAGGACATAAAGCAGGAGTTTTAAAATCATCATTTGTTGCTGAAGTAAAATCAGATTTAATGGGTGAGCAAACTATCCTTTGCGGATTATTGCAAACGGGTTCTATTTTATGTTTTGATAAAATGGTAGAAAAAGGAATCGATCCTGCATATGCTTCAAAATTAATTCAATACGGATGGGAAACTATCACAGAAGCTTTGAAACATGGTGGAATCACCAATATGTTAGATCGTCTTTCTAATCCTGCAAAAATCGAAGCTTATGAAATTGCAGAAGAATTAAAAGACATTATGCGTCCGTTATTTCAAAAACACCAAGATGATATTATTTCTGGAGAATTCTCAAGAACAATGATGATCGACTGGGCTAATGACGATGTAAATTTATTAAAATGGAGAGCTGCAACAGGAGAAACGAATTTCGAGAAAACAGCACCACAAGAAGCTCCAATTTCTGAGCAGGAATATTTTGACAATGGAGTTTTAATGATTGCTATGGTTAAAGCGGGTGTAGAACTGGCTTTTGAAACTATGACAGAAGCTGGAATTATCGAAGAATCAGCTTATTATGAATCATTACACGAATTGCCTTTGATTGCTAACACAATTGCAAGAAAGAAATTATTTGAAATGAACCGTGTTATTTCGGATACTGCAGAATATGGTTGTTATTTATTTGACCATGCTTGTAAACCATTATTGACTGAGTTTATGAAAACAGTTGAAACTAATATTATAGGAAAACCATTTTCGACTTCAAACGGTGTAGATAATGCTGTTTTAATAGCAGTAAACAAAGAAATTCGTCAACATCCTATCGAAGAAGTAGGAGCATGGTTGAGAGAATCTATGACTGCAATGAAAAAAATTGGATAA
- the ilvN gene encoding acetolactate synthase small subunit, whose protein sequence is MEDKTFTISVYSENNVGLLNRISGIFLKRHINILSLNVSESEIENVSRFIIVVNTTEKWVQNIVGQIEKQIEVIKAFYHTDEETIYLENALFKIASSLLFDEKQIQNIIKDSQSTIVTVSRDFFVISKSGRRSEIEELYEKFKPYGIMQFVRSGRISVSKEKMEISTLLETFK, encoded by the coding sequence ATGGAAGATAAAACATTTACCATATCGGTATATTCAGAAAATAACGTGGGCTTATTGAATAGAATATCAGGAATATTCTTAAAGCGTCACATTAATATATTAAGTTTAAACGTTTCAGAATCAGAAATTGAGAATGTTTCAAGATTTATCATTGTAGTAAATACAACAGAGAAATGGGTTCAGAATATCGTAGGACAAATTGAAAAACAAATCGAAGTGATTAAAGCTTTTTATCACACAGATGAAGAGACGATTTATTTGGAAAATGCATTGTTCAAAATTGCTTCAAGTTTGTTATTCGATGAGAAACAAATTCAGAATATCATCAAAGACAGCCAATCAACAATTGTAACTGTTTCTCGTGATTTCTTTGTGATTTCAAAATCAGGAAGACGTTCTGAAATAGAAGAATTATATGAAAAGTTTAAACCTTACGGGATTATGCAATTTGTACGTTCAGGAAGAATATCAGTTTCTAAAGAAAAAATGGAAATTTCGACTTTATTAGAAACATTCAAATAG
- the ilvB gene encoding biosynthetic-type acetolactate synthase large subunit: MRISGAEAVIRCLLEEGVDLVYGYPGGAIMPVYDELYKFQDQLHHVLVRHEQGATHAAQGYARATGKVGVAIATSGPGATNLVTGIADAQIDSTPLVCITGQVGRHLLGSDAFQETDIIGISTPVTKWNFQITEASQIPEIIAKAFYIARSGRPGPVLIDITKNAQFDEFDFSYEKCTGIRSYVPVPKLNLDKVAEAAALINSAKKPFIVFGQGIILGQAEEQLKAFIEKSGVPAGWTILGLSALPTDHPLNVGMLGMHGNYGPNLLTNECDVLIALGMRFDDRVTGKLSTYAKQAKVIHFEIDPAEVDKNVKTEVAVLGDVKEALNAILPLIDAKSHDLWHNEFKELYKIEVETVINEELNPTNGKGISMGETLEMINKHSKGDAIIVSDVGQHQMFACRYAKFNSTKSNITSGGLGTMGFALPAAIGAKMGKPEREVVAIIGDGGFQMTIQELGTIFQTQVPVKIVVLNNEFLGMVRQWQELFFDNRYASTKMINPNFVAIAEGYHIKSKKVTQREDLDAAVAEMMASKDSYFLEVMVEKENNVFPMIPTGACVSEIRLS; this comes from the coding sequence ATGAGAATATCAGGGGCAGAAGCCGTTATAAGATGTTTGTTAGAAGAAGGAGTAGACTTGGTTTATGGTTATCCAGGTGGAGCAATCATGCCGGTTTACGACGAATTATATAAATTTCAAGATCAGTTACACCACGTTTTAGTACGTCACGAACAAGGTGCAACACATGCAGCTCAAGGTTATGCAAGAGCTACAGGAAAAGTAGGAGTTGCGATTGCAACTTCTGGACCGGGAGCAACAAATTTAGTTACAGGAATCGCTGATGCTCAGATAGATTCAACCCCGCTAGTTTGTATTACAGGACAAGTAGGCAGACATTTATTAGGTTCTGATGCTTTTCAGGAAACGGATATTATCGGAATTTCGACTCCGGTAACCAAATGGAATTTTCAGATTACTGAAGCTTCTCAAATTCCGGAAATTATTGCAAAAGCCTTCTATATTGCGCGTTCTGGACGTCCGGGTCCGGTTTTGATTGATATTACAAAAAATGCTCAATTTGATGAGTTTGATTTTAGCTATGAAAAATGTACAGGAATTAGAAGTTATGTTCCGGTTCCAAAGCTAAATTTAGATAAAGTGGCCGAAGCTGCTGCTTTAATTAACAGTGCTAAAAAACCTTTTATTGTTTTTGGTCAGGGAATTATTCTCGGTCAGGCCGAAGAACAATTAAAAGCTTTTATCGAAAAATCAGGAGTACCTGCGGGTTGGACTATTTTAGGACTTTCGGCTTTGCCAACAGATCATCCGTTAAACGTTGGTATGCTTGGAATGCATGGGAATTACGGTCCAAATTTATTAACCAATGAATGTGATGTTTTAATTGCGTTGGGAATGCGTTTTGACGACCGCGTTACAGGTAAATTAAGTACATATGCCAAACAGGCAAAAGTAATTCACTTTGAAATTGATCCTGCCGAAGTTGATAAAAACGTAAAAACAGAAGTTGCCGTTTTAGGGGATGTAAAGGAAGCTTTGAACGCAATATTGCCATTAATTGATGCAAAATCACATGATTTGTGGCATAATGAATTTAAAGAATTATACAAAATCGAAGTTGAAACGGTTATTAATGAAGAATTAAACCCAACGAATGGTAAAGGAATTTCGATGGGAGAAACACTTGAAATGATTAATAAACACTCAAAAGGTGATGCAATAATTGTTTCAGATGTTGGTCAACACCAAATGTTTGCTTGTCGTTATGCTAAATTTAATTCAACCAAAAGTAATATTACTTCAGGAGGTTTAGGAACAATGGGATTTGCTTTACCAGCTGCAATTGGAGCCAAAATGGGAAAACCAGAGCGCGAAGTTGTTGCGATTATTGGTGATGGAGGTTTCCAGATGACAATTCAGGAATTAGGGACTATTTTCCAAACGCAAGTTCCGGTAAAAATTGTTGTGCTAAACAATGAGTTTTTAGGAATGGTGCGTCAATGGCAAGAATTATTTTTTGATAACAGATATGCTTCAACAAAAATGATTAATCCAAATTTTGTCGCTATTGCCGAAGGATATCATATTAAATCTAAAAAAGTAACACAAAGAGAAGATCTTGATGCAGCTGTCGCAGAAATGATGGCTTCAAAAGATTCTTATTTCTTAGAAGTTATGGTAGAAAAGGAAAACAACGTTTTTCCAATGATTCCAACAGGAGCTTGTGTTTCTGAAATTAGATTAAGCTAA
- the ilvD gene encoding dihydroxy-acid dehydratase, with protein sequence MELNKYSKTITQDQTQPAAQAMLYGIGLTEEDLKKAQVGIVSMGYDGNTCNMHLNDLAKDVKKGVWDVNLVGLIFNTIGVSDGISNGTEGMRYSLVSRDVIADSIETVAGAQWYDSIIAIPGCDKNMPGALIAMGRLNRPSLMVYGGSIHSGKWKGETLNIVSAFEALGKKVKGEITPEDFKGVIQNACPGAGACGGMYTANTMSSAIEALGMSLPYSSSNPALSQAKRDECLAAGAAIKILLEKDIKPKDIMTRKAFENAITIVAVLGGSTNAVMHLIAMAHSVGITITLDDFQAINDRTPVLADMKPSGKYMMEDIHEVGGIPSVMKYLLKVGLIHGDCLTVTGKTVAENLASTPDLQDGQEVIHEIQKALKPTGNIQVLYGNLASEGAVAKISGKEGEYFEGPAVVFEGEFEVIPGLEAGKIKPGNVVVIRYCGPKGGPGMPEMLKPTSAIIGAGLGSTCALITDGRFSGGSHGFVVGHITPEAYDGGGIALVKDGDLIAIDAVNNTINLKISDEEFAARKAAWVQPPLKVTKGVLLKYARSVSSASTGCVTDN encoded by the coding sequence ATGGAATTAAATAAGTACAGCAAAACCATCACTCAAGATCAAACACAACCTGCGGCGCAAGCGATGTTGTATGGTATTGGTTTAACTGAAGAAGATTTAAAAAAAGCACAAGTTGGTATTGTGAGCATGGGTTACGATGGTAACACTTGTAATATGCACTTAAACGATTTAGCAAAAGATGTTAAAAAAGGTGTTTGGGATGTAAATCTGGTCGGACTTATTTTTAATACCATTGGTGTCAGTGACGGAATTTCAAACGGAACTGAAGGAATGCGTTATTCATTAGTTTCTCGTGATGTAATTGCAGATTCTATCGAGACAGTTGCAGGAGCACAATGGTATGATAGTATTATTGCGATTCCTGGTTGTGATAAAAATATGCCCGGAGCTTTAATCGCTATGGGAAGATTAAATCGCCCGTCTCTTATGGTTTACGGAGGTTCAATTCACTCTGGAAAATGGAAAGGAGAAACGCTAAATATTGTTTCTGCTTTTGAAGCTTTAGGAAAAAAAGTAAAAGGAGAAATTACTCCGGAAGATTTTAAAGGAGTTATCCAAAATGCATGTCCCGGAGCTGGTGCTTGTGGAGGAATGTATACTGCAAATACAATGTCTTCGGCAATTGAAGCATTAGGAATGAGTTTGCCATACAGTTCTTCAAACCCTGCTTTAAGCCAGGCAAAAAGAGACGAATGTCTTGCTGCAGGAGCTGCAATTAAAATTTTATTAGAAAAAGATATTAAGCCAAAAGATATCATGACTCGTAAAGCTTTTGAAAATGCTATTACAATTGTAGCAGTTTTAGGAGGTTCTACAAATGCAGTTATGCACTTAATTGCAATGGCACATTCTGTTGGTATTACAATTACGCTGGATGATTTTCAGGCTATTAATGACAGAACTCCGGTTCTTGCCGACATGAAACCAAGTGGTAAATATATGATGGAAGATATTCATGAAGTAGGAGGAATTCCTTCAGTAATGAAATATTTACTAAAAGTAGGATTGATTCACGGAGATTGTTTGACTGTAACAGGAAAAACAGTTGCTGAAAATCTAGCTTCGACTCCGGATTTACAAGACGGACAAGAAGTAATTCATGAAATTCAAAAAGCGTTGAAACCAACAGGAAATATTCAGGTTTTATACGGAAACCTTGCTTCGGAAGGAGCAGTAGCAAAAATCAGCGGAAAAGAAGGAGAATATTTTGAAGGACCTGCTGTAGTTTTTGAAGGAGAATTTGAAGTAATTCCAGGTCTTGAGGCCGGAAAAATAAAACCAGGTAATGTAGTCGTCATCAGGTATTGTGGACCAAAAGGTGGTCCGGGGATGCCTGAAATGTTGAAGCCTACATCTGCAATTATCGGAGCCGGATTAGGTAGCACTTGTGCTCTTATCACAGACGGTAGATTCTCTGGAGGTTCACATGGCTTTGTCGTAGGACACATCACACCAGAGGCTTATGATGGTGGTGGTATTGCTTTAGTAAAAGATGGAGATTTAATCGCAATCGATGCTGTAAATAATACAATCAACCTGAAAATATCTGACGAAGAATTTGCAGCAAGAAAAGCGGCTTGGGTTCAGCCACCGTTAAAAGTTACAAAAGGAGTTTTACTTAAATATGCGAGATCGGTTTCAAGCGCTTCTACAGGTTGCGTTACCGATAATTAA
- the leuB gene encoding 3-isopropylmalate dehydrogenase: MNLKIAVLPGDGIGPEVILQAKKALYAIGEVYNHEFVFEEALMGAIAIDKTGSPLPEQTLNLCLNTDAVLFGAIGDPKYDNNPNAKVRPEQGLLKLRKELGLFANIRPIKPYKSLLDASPLKREIIEGADFTIFRELTGGAYFGAKTLNEEGTHASDLCEYSEEEITRIAHLAFKSAQNRRKKLTMVDKANVLETSRLWRKVVQKVSEGYPDVALDFLFVDNAAMQIILNPKQFDVILTENLFGDILSDEASVITGSIGLLASASLGEKNALFEPIHGSYPQAKGKNIANPIASILSAAMLLEHFGLFTEANIIYKAVEKAIEYKVVTVDLKPDSKFGTNEVGEFVSNFIFSKDDLLYFNNDNVSIGQSTIV, from the coding sequence ATGAATTTGAAAATAGCAGTTTTACCTGGAGACGGAATTGGACCTGAGGTAATTTTACAAGCCAAGAAAGCTTTATACGCCATAGGCGAAGTGTATAATCATGAATTTGTTTTTGAAGAGGCGCTTATGGGAGCGATCGCTATCGATAAAACAGGAAGTCCGTTGCCGGAGCAAACTTTGAATTTGTGTTTGAATACAGATGCAGTTTTGTTTGGCGCAATTGGAGATCCTAAATATGATAATAATCCAAATGCAAAAGTTCGTCCGGAGCAAGGATTATTGAAGCTTCGTAAAGAATTGGGCTTGTTTGCTAATATTCGTCCTATAAAACCTTATAAATCATTGCTTGATGCTTCTCCTTTAAAAAGAGAAATTATCGAAGGCGCTGATTTTACTATTTTCAGAGAATTAACAGGCGGAGCTTATTTTGGAGCAAAAACTCTAAATGAAGAAGGAACTCACGCTTCAGATTTATGTGAATATTCAGAAGAAGAAATTACAAGAATTGCACATTTAGCTTTTAAATCAGCACAAAATCGACGCAAAAAATTAACAATGGTTGACAAAGCAAATGTTTTGGAAACTTCAAGATTGTGGAGAAAAGTTGTTCAAAAAGTAAGCGAAGGTTATCCGGATGTTGCTTTAGACTTTTTGTTTGTAGATAATGCAGCAATGCAGATTATCTTAAACCCAAAACAATTTGATGTGATTTTGACAGAGAATTTATTTGGAGATATTTTATCAGATGAAGCAAGTGTAATTACAGGTTCTATCGGATTATTAGCTTCAGCTTCTTTGGGAGAAAAAAATGCTTTGTTTGAGCCAATTCACGGTTCTTATCCACAAGCAAAAGGAAAAAATATTGCTAATCCAATTGCTTCAATTTTATCAGCAGCAATGTTGTTAGAGCATTTTGGATTGTTTACAGAAGCAAACATAATTTATAAAGCTGTTGAAAAAGCAATTGAATATAAAGTTGTTACGGTTGATTTAAAACCGGATTCAAAATTTGGTACAAATGAAGTAGGGGAGTTTGTTTCTAATTTCATTTTTAGCAAAGATGATCTACTTTATTTCAATAATGACAATGTAAGCATAGGTCAATCTACAATAGTTTAG